A segment of the Candidatus Izimaplasma bacterium HR1 genome:
GGGGCTGCAACTGGTAAAATCGTATTCTCAAGTGAGAAAGCTGCTAAAATTAAAGATGAAACTGGCGAAAAATTATTATTATTCCGTAAAGAAACTTCACCTGAAGATATTGAAGGTATGATCGTTTGTGAAGGTTTCGTTACTCAACTTGGTGGTATGACTTCTCATGCTGCAGTAGTTGCTCGTGGTATGGGTAAATGCTGTGTATCAGGATGTGGAGAATTATCAATTAATGAAGAAGAAGGATATATGACAATTAACGGTGTTAAATACCCAGAATTAACTCCATTCAGTATTGATGGAACTACTGGTAATGTTTACGCTGGTACAATTGAAACTAAAGATCCTGAATTCAGTGAAGAATTCCAAACAATTCTTAACTGGGCAAGTGAAATCAAAACTCTAGGTGTTAAAGCTAATGCTGATAACAAAAGAGATGCTGAACAAGCTTTAAAATTTGGAGCAGAAGGAATTGGACTTTGTCGTACAGAACATATGTTCTTTGATGAAGAAAGAATCTTAGATGTTCGTAGAATGATTATTGCTGATAATACTGCTGATAGAGAAGAAGCATTAGCTAAAATCTTACCTCATCAGTTAAAAGACTTTACAGAATTATTTACTGCTATGGAAGGTAAAACAGTGTGTATCCGTTTATTAGATCCACCACTACATGAATTCTTACCTCAATTAGATGAAGTGCCTGAAGTTGCTAAAGATTTAGGAATTAAACCTGAAGTATTAGAAAGAACATTAGAAACACTTCATGAATTTAATCCTATGTTAGGACACCGTGGTTGTCGTTTAGCTGTAACTTATCCAGAGATTTCAGTAATGCAAGCAAAAGCAATCATTATGGCTGCTATCGCTGTTGCTAAATCAGGAAAAGTTGTTAAACCTGAAATCATGATTCCACTAATCGCTACAGTTGCAGAATTAAAATATCTTAAAGCTTTCATTAAAGAAACTGCAGATAACTTAATCGCTGAAGCTGGTATTGATTTAGATTATAAAATAGGTACAATGGTAGAAACTCCACGTGCTGCATTAGTTGGTGGACAAGTTGGAGAAGAAGCAGAATTCATCTCTTACGGTACTAATGACCTTACTCAAATGACATTCGGATTTAGCCGTGATGACGCTGGTAAATTCTTAAAAGAATATGCTACTAAAAAAATCATCCCTAACGATCCATTTGCTGCAGTAGATCAAGAAGGTGTTGGGCAATTAGTTGAAATGTGTACTAAAAACGCAAAAACTTCTAATCCAAATATCGTAATTGGTGTATGTGGTGAACATGGTGGTGAACCAAGTTCAATCGATTTCTTCCATAGAACTGGATTAGATTATGTATCTTGTTCTCCATTCCGTATTCCAGTAGCTATCGTAGCTGCTGCACAAGCTGAACTTAGAAACAAGTAATTAAATAAATTAAAAGCACTGAATATTCAGTGCTTTTTTTGTTATACTAGTAATTAGGAAGTGATAATATGTGGCATGATTATATTGAAAAAGAAAAGCAAAAAGACTATTTTAAAAAGTTAGAAGACTTTACTGAAAAAGAGTATGAAACAAAGGAAATATTTCCTCCATATAAAGATATATTTAATGCGTTTAATTACTGTCCTTTTGTTGACACAAAAGTTATAATCTTAGGACAAGATCCCTACCATGATTTCAATCAAGCTCATGGGTTAGCATTTAGTGTAAAAAAAGGTAATAAAATACCTCCTTCTTTAAGAAATATATATAAGGAACTAAATAGTGATTTAGGACTGTCTGTCCCCGAGCACGGTGAATTAACTAATTGGGCAAAACAAGGGATACTCCTACTTAATACCATTCTTACAGTAGAAGCTCATAAACCGATGAGCCATTCTAAAAAAGGTTGGGAGACATTTACGGACAATGTTATTAGAGAATTAAATAAAGATAGTAAACCCAAAGTATTTGTATTATGGGGAAACAACGCAAGGAAGAAAAACATCCTCATTGATAACCCTAAACATTTAATCATTGAAACTTCGCATCCTTCTCCTCTTAGTGCAAGACATTCTTTTTTTGGTAGCAAGGTGTTTACAAAAATTAATGATTTCCTATTTAATAATTATAGAAGTATAATAGACTTTGAACTGGAATAGGGCTTTTCAACTCATACACTAATATAAAAGATGAAAACAAGGATTTTGTACAATACTTAATTTACTGGAAGTTATACCCAATTGTTAAGAAATTAGACAATAAGGACATGATTTCACCAAAAGGTTATTCAAAAAGTTTAAACTTAATAATACTAGGAATGATCACTGGATTTGGAGTCGTTTTAGTTGTCTCACTAATTAGTTAAAATATATCTTGAATAAAAGAAATATTTTGTTTAAAATCATAGTATCAGAGTAACTATTTCGCGTTAAGTGCTTTACCATGGGAAGTCGGGTAATGACGAACACTATCGTGGCGGTGAAATAGTGCGTCCGCTGAAATTATCATTTTCGTGTGGACCTCTTAATATTTTAAGGAGGTTTTTTATTATGCAAAAAAGAACATTATTAACAACAAAACAAATTACTCTTGTAGCTATCTTAATAGCTATGGCAGTAGTTCTAAAAAGTTTCTTAGTAATAGAAACAGGAACTTTTAGGTTTACTTTTTACGATATACCAATGATGGTTATCGGTATAATTTTTGGACCATTTATTGGTGGAATAACAGGAATTATTGTAGATTTCTTCCACATGATGTTTAGTCCATGGGCATTCACATTTAGTGTTTTTACATTATCTAATATGGTATGGGCAATCATCCCTGGACTGTTATTATTTAAGAGACAACTAACAAGACGTCGTTTAATTACTACAATATTGATCGCAAGCTTCTTATCATTTGGTCTTAATACGATTGGTATTATTCAGTTTAACGGTATGGGTGGGATGCTAGGAACTCTTTACTATAGAATTGGTGTTCTACTAATTAAATTACCAATTCAAGTATTAGCAATCGAAGTAATATACCATCGCGTATTGATGATGCAATTTAAACTTATAGGACAAGAATAAAAGACAAGTTTTCTTGTCTTTTTTTATAATCAATAATTCTCTATGCAAACGTATTTCGATAATAGTATAATAGTACTAAGATGTTGGGAGTGATACGAATGCCGAATTACGTAAAAGGGAACCATCCAAATAATGAATCAAAGAAGAAACATGCATTTGGAGTTTGGTGGGTTAGATGGGATAATGGAAAATATTACATTTATCAACCTGATTCCGGGAAACAACTATTTGGCCATAATACTAAAAGTTTAAAGAGGGAGATTTTTGGTAAAAGATGGCATGAAATTGCAGATAAAGTAGTAGCGATAGATGATTCGTACAAGTCATACATTGATGATATTCAAGGATTATTCAATAAATTACTTGAAGGGGAGTTTGATAATTATATCAACTTTTTTCCGTGGATATCTAAAGGAGATAAGATGATTTGGATTGAAAATCAACTTACTGTTATTCAAAAAGATGATAAAGGAAAACCAATATTGATAGCAGGATCATCAATTGATATAACTGATAAAATGACTTTTAGTGAATCTATAAGTGATTTAAAAGAAACTAATAAGCAATTAGAAGAAGCCAATAACCGTGCGATAGAATTAGCTGATATTTTAGTATGGAGAATTGATTACAATGCATATCCAAATGGCGATTATTTTCTAGCTAACGATAGTTATGTAGAAACACTTGGACTTAAAAGAAATAGAGATGGGTATGTTAAACTAAGTGATTTTATAAGTACTGGATACCCAGATGAAGAAGGAACAAAATCAATGGGTGAGTTATTGGAGATGTTCCAACTGAGCATTGATAATAAATTAGATCAATTTGAAAAAGTACTAGTAAAACATATGAATAAGAAAAATGGGAATGCGGTTTATTTAGAACATAATACTAAAGTAGAAAAAAGATATGCTGATGGATCTATTGAGGAGATTGGCGGTTATATCTTTAATATGACAGACAGAGTAAATTTGGGTAATGTAAATGTTGAATTGGCAAAAGAGAATGAAAGTCTTTTGAGAGCTCATACATTGGCTTTGAAGTCTGGAAAAGTAATGATTTGGTTTATCGATGATGCCGAAATAGAAAAAGGTTACTTCTATGGAAATGATATGATTATTGATAAGTTAGGACTAGAAAGAAGTACTAATAATCTTTTTCATGTTGAAGACTTTGATAAATCAATTTGCATAGATGATGAAGAGGGGATTTCCTTAGATAAAAACTACAAAGATAATAAACTTAAAGTCATCGACGGAGTTATGGATTCATTTGAGAAGGTTATTGTTAAGCATAAAAATATAAAGAATAAAGAAATAATGTATTTCGAACATAATTTTGAAGTTGAGACAAGATATGATGATAGTACTCTGATGGTTCGTGGTGGATTTATGACTGATGTCACTGCTGAAGTAATAGCTGAAAAGCGAAATGATTATCTCCTAAATTATGATGAGATGACAAACTTAAAAAACAGAAACTCGTTTGAGAATTATATTATTTCACATAATCTCGATCTTGATTACTCATTAATTATTGTGGATATAGATGGTCTTAAATTTATTAACGATGCTTTTGGACATTTAATGGGGGACAAAGCTATCGCCTTTACAGCAGACAAACTTACCCAATTCTTTGGTGATACTTCTGATCTCTTTAGAATCGGAGGAGATGAGTATGCTATTATCTCATCGATAGTTGAACATCAAGTATTAGAGGAACAAATACAGTTCGTTAGAGATTCTTTAGTAGAATTCTATAATGCATATAACATAAAAATCAATATTTCATGGGGTTATGAAATTGTTGATAGTGAAATGGAGTTTTCTGAAGCTTTTATTGAAGCAGAGAATCTTATGTATCGTCGTAAACTAAACGAAAGACATTCTCGTAAAAGTAGAACTATGGAAACAGTTCTTGAAACTTTAAACCAGAAAACTGAGGAAACAAAAGAACATTGTGAACGCATGTCGGGATATGCTGTAAAGCTGATGAAAAAAGTAGGATATAACAGATCTAGTGATCAAGAAGATATGAAACTTCTTTGTAAGGTTCATGATATTGGTAAAATCACTGTTGCTGAAAATATTCTTTCAAAAGGTGGAAAACTAACTCGAGATGAGTATATGAAAATTAGAAAACATGCTGAAGCAGGATATAAGATTGTTAGAAATATTGTCGAATCTGATGATATAGCCTATGGGGTTCTATATCATCACGAAAGAATTGATGGAAACGGCTATCCATTTGGTTTGTCGGGAGATGAAATTCCAATGTATGCTAAGATAATATCAATATGTGATGCATTTGATGTAATGGTATCAGGACGTATTTATTCAAAACCTAAACTTTTAAGTGAAGTTATAGATGAACTTAAAAGGTGTTCAGGAACTCAATTTGATAATAAATTAATTGAACTATTTATTGAAATTTTAGAAGAAGAAAAGCAGTAGAAATTCTACTGCTTTTTTTATAATTCAATTATTTTTACTTCTCCAGCACCAAGATGAATATCTAATGTGTTGTAATCGATAAATTGTGTAAACTCTCTAGGACTCTCATGAGTGCTAAATAATAGTTTGCCTTTCATTTCTTGGTTATCAGTAATTTGTCTAAGATTTCTTATATCAACTCTTAAGTATTGTTGGTCATAAGGGTTTGAGTTAGCTAAAATCAGTAAAATATTCTTTTTATCCTTACCAGTTTTTTTAATATAACTAAATCCAATAAATGTATCTGGATGATGTTCAGCATAAACTGGCATAAACGCTTTTTTATTTGTGATTTCTTTTAAATATTTCTTTCTAATAGGTTTTATTTGCTCTAGTAAATCAGGTAATTCCCAACGTCTTTGATTAGTATAATGAAACTGATAAAGGTCAAATAATGCTAGTTTACCATAATAAGGATCATCTTCTGGTAACATATATAATTCATTTTCTCTAGCATCTAATCCTGTATTCATTGGTTGAGTTTCATATACTTCTTGTCCACTATTAATAAATGGAACTGCATTAGGCATAAACATATTTAGCACAGTTAATGTTTTACTTAGTGTTGGTCCACCATCTCTAGCAGCTAGACGTGGTGTATCATGTGTTTCACCACAAGCAAATGTTGGAATTGGTAAATCAATTGATTCATACATGAATTCTCTTAAACTACCATCCCAGATACGTGGTTCCATAATGAAACCATTACCAATAATCATATTATAACCATTTTCTTTTGCTTTCTTTGCATTAGAAGGTGTAAGTTCCTCAGCAATAAAACTAAAGTCTGGATCTATTTCCTTCGCTTTTTCCATGATCATATTAAGTAACTTTTTAGGTAATGCATGGCCCATATCAATACGAGCTCCATCAATTCCAAAACGTCTTTGATAACTAGGAACGATGTCAGCCAATGTTTCCCATAATTCAATATTTGGCTCTTTTCCATGATACATATTTGATTTGATTGTATCAAATAAAATATAAGGAGCACGGTTTTTAGTATTTAGGAATTTAACGGTTTCCTTAGGAAAGTCTTTATACATTCTAAAGAAAGTAACGTCAGTCCATGGAGGTTGAGGATCATTAATATGATCACTAAACGCAGGAGCAACTCTTAAATCAAACTCTTTTGCAATTGCCTGACTAATATTTTTACTATCTTTTATTCTATTCCATTTTTCCTCGTCTTGAGTTTTTGGGTCATATTGGAACATATCAATATGACGTAAAGTATCTTTTGATTCATATACGACTTCCATTCGCTCTATAGTCGGCGCACTTGTCTTTTTAACACCTTCAACGAAAGGTACTTGGTATTTATCATATTCACTGTCTTTAATCCAGTAGAACCAGTCTGGGTGTTCTTTAATTAGATCGTTTTCTACTGAGTTAGTTCTAGGTATTATATCAATCATTACTCTCATATCAAGAATATGACAAGCTTCAACGAAAGCTTTAAATTCTTCTTCAAGAGTAATATTATCTCCAGTAAGTGGATCCTTTAAATTAGGATCTAATTCATTAAAATTGCTAACCCCATATGGACTACCTAAATCACCTTTTTTATCTTTTAAACTAAACTTAGATATTGGTAACATGTAAACAACATCTACACCCATTTTTTTAAGTAGCGGTAATAAACTTAACATCTTAACAAAACTACCAGTCTCTGTCATTTTGTAGATATTCTCTTGTTCAAGTTTTCCACTTCGATCAAAATCCCAGGCACTAGATACACGAATCATAGTAGAATAGCAAACACTTTGTTTTATCCAGTCTCCACCTTTGTATCCTCGTTTTGGTATTGTTTTATTTGAAGACAAACTTTGTTTATAATTAGTTTTATCCTTTTTATTAGGTAAGATATAATCTTCAATCACACTAGCATAAAAGTCATAAGGATTTACCATTAACTCATTATTACTTGTTCTTATGTATTTTTTCTTATCATAGTCAAAACAATTCCATAAATCTGGAACTGTGTAGTTATATATTTGTTTGTCGTTATTATTCTTCAATGTTTTCAGTAGTTTTTCTAGAACTAACTTACTCATAATATCAACCTCTTTCAAAACTATTATATAATAACATTATAGTAAATTAAATAGAATTGCACAAATGTGAAAACGCTACCACCTGGGTTATTTCGCTATGAAAAATTTTCATAATAGAGTATAATATCTTCGATAGAGGTGATTATTATGAAAAAACCAGTAATCCTAATCGTAATGGATGGGTTTGGTTTGAGTGATAGTGATACTGGAAATGCAATCCATATGGCTAAAACTCCGAATATTGAATTATTAATGAAAGAATATCCTACAAGTTCTTTACAAGCTAGTGGACTTAGTGTAGGGCTACCTGAAGGACAAATGGGTAACAGTGAAGTTGGACATTTAAACTTAGGTGGAGGAAGAATTGTATATCAATCATTAACAAGAATTAATAAAGCAATAAGTGAAGGTACATTTTTCACTAATGAAGCATACTTAAATGCTATAGAAAATGCTAAAGCTAATGACTCAAAATTACATATTATGGGATTGTTAAGCGATGGTGGAGTTCATTCTCATATTGAACATATTAAAGCATTCTTCAAATTAGCTAAAGATAATGGTGTAGAAGAAGCTTACTTCCATGCCTTCTTAGATGGTAGAGATACCCCTCCAGATAGTGGAGTAAATTATATCAAAGACTTAGAAGCTTATATGACTGAGATTAATTATGGAAAAGTAGCTAGTGTTGGTGGTAGATATTATGGTATGGATCGTGATAAAAACTGGGACCGTGTTCAATTACATTATGATGTATTTGTTGAAGCAAAAGGACCACATTATGATAATGCTGTAGAAGGTATAGAAGCATCTTATAACACTGGTGTTTATGATGAATTCGTTATT
Coding sequences within it:
- the ppdK gene encoding Pyruvate, phosphate dikinase, which translates into the protein MKRIYMFGEGTKEQKNLLGGKGANLSEMKTMGVPVPAGYTITTEMCTDYYANGGKNSDELLADMREYTKRLEEETGKKFGSDTDPLLLSVRSGARVSMPGMMDTILNLGLTDSAVAAMIAKTGNPKFVWDIYRRFIQMFGEVVQGVEYELFDNVLETIKEENGYKGDLELTAADWKSVATQYLAIVAKATGKPFPQDPMVQLEMAVNAVFESWDTPRAVIYRDHNGIAHHWGTAVNVQEMVFGNTGDNSGTGVLFTRNPKTGEKETWGEFLFNAQGEDIVAGIRTPLKLAEFAEVSPKIYKELTDILDNLEAHYHDMQDVEFTIEEGVLFLLQTRNGKRTGAAGIKIAVDMHEEGLLTKKEAVNSIDVNAIDQLLHPVFNEEAMANAEILTTGLAASPGAATGKIVFSSEKAAKIKDETGEKLLLFRKETSPEDIEGMIVCEGFVTQLGGMTSHAAVVARGMGKCCVSGCGELSINEEEGYMTINGVKYPELTPFSIDGTTGNVYAGTIETKDPEFSEEFQTILNWASEIKTLGVKANADNKRDAEQALKFGAEGIGLCRTEHMFFDEERILDVRRMIIADNTADREEALAKILPHQLKDFTELFTAMEGKTVCIRLLDPPLHEFLPQLDEVPEVAKDLGIKPEVLERTLETLHEFNPMLGHRGCRLAVTYPEISVMQAKAIIMAAIAVAKSGKVVKPEIMIPLIATVAELKYLKAFIKETADNLIAEAGIDLDYKIGTMVETPRAALVGGQVGEEAEFISYGTNDLTQMTFGFSRDDAGKFLKEYATKKIIPNDPFAAVDQEGVGQLVEMCTKNAKTSNPNIVIGVCGEHGGEPSSIDFFHRTGLDYVSCSPFRIPVAIVAAAQAELRNK
- the folT gene encoding Folate transporter FolT, giving the protein MQKRTLLTTKQITLVAILIAMAVVLKSFLVIETGTFRFTFYDIPMMVIGIIFGPFIGGITGIIVDFFHMMFSPWAFTFSVFTLSNMVWAIIPGLLLFKRQLTRRRLITTILIASFLSFGLNTIGIIQFNGMGGMLGTLYYRIGVLLIKLPIQVLAIEVIYHRVLMMQFKLIGQE
- the glgE gene encoding Alpha-1,4-glucan:maltose-1-phosphate maltosyltransferase, with amino-acid sequence MSKLVLEKLLKTLKNNNDKQIYNYTVPDLWNCFDYDKKKYIRTSNNELMVNPYDFYASVIEDYILPNKKDKTNYKQSLSSNKTIPKRGYKGGDWIKQSVCYSTMIRVSSAWDFDRSGKLEQENIYKMTETGSFVKMLSLLPLLKKMGVDVVYMLPISKFSLKDKKGDLGSPYGVSNFNELDPNLKDPLTGDNITLEEEFKAFVEACHILDMRVMIDIIPRTNSVENDLIKEHPDWFYWIKDSEYDKYQVPFVEGVKKTSAPTIERMEVVYESKDTLRHIDMFQYDPKTQDEEKWNRIKDSKNISQAIAKEFDLRVAPAFSDHINDPQPPWTDVTFFRMYKDFPKETVKFLNTKNRAPYILFDTIKSNMYHGKEPNIELWETLADIVPSYQRRFGIDGARIDMGHALPKKLLNMIMEKAKEIDPDFSFIAEELTPSNAKKAKENGYNMIIGNGFIMEPRIWDGSLREFMYESIDLPIPTFACGETHDTPRLAARDGGPTLSKTLTVLNMFMPNAVPFINSGQEVYETQPMNTGLDARENELYMLPEDDPYYGKLALFDLYQFHYTNQRRWELPDLLEQIKPIRKKYLKEITNKKAFMPVYAEHHPDTFIGFSYIKKTGKDKKNILLILANSNPYDQQYLRVDIRNLRQITDNQEMKGKLLFSTHESPREFTQFIDYNTLDIHLGAGEVKIIEL
- the ung gene encoding Uracil-DNA glycosylase; this translates as MWHDYIEKEKQKDYFKKLEDFTEKEYETKEIFPPYKDIFNAFNYCPFVDTKVIILGQDPYHDFNQAHGLAFSVKKGNKIPPSLRNIYKELNSDLGLSVPEHGELTNWAKQGILLLNTILTVEAHKPMSHSKKGWETFTDNVIRELNKDSKPKVFVLWGNNARKKNILIDNPKHLIIETSHPSPLSARHSFFGSKVFTKINDFLFNNYRSIIDFELE
- the rpfG_2 gene encoding Cyclic di-GMP phosphodiesterase response regulator RpfG produces the protein MPNYVKGNHPNNESKKKHAFGVWWVRWDNGKYYIYQPDSGKQLFGHNTKSLKREIFGKRWHEIADKVVAIDDSYKSYIDDIQGLFNKLLEGEFDNYINFFPWISKGDKMIWIENQLTVIQKDDKGKPILIAGSSIDITDKMTFSESISDLKETNKQLEEANNRAIELADILVWRIDYNAYPNGDYFLANDSYVETLGLKRNRDGYVKLSDFISTGYPDEEGTKSMGELLEMFQLSIDNKLDQFEKVLVKHMNKKNGNAVYLEHNTKVEKRYADGSIEEIGGYIFNMTDRVNLGNVNVELAKENESLLRAHTLALKSGKVMIWFIDDAEIEKGYFYGNDMIIDKLGLERSTNNLFHVEDFDKSICIDDEEGISLDKNYKDNKLKVIDGVMDSFEKVIVKHKNIKNKEIMYFEHNFEVETRYDDSTLMVRGGFMTDVTAEVIAEKRNDYLLNYDEMTNLKNRNSFENYIISHNLDLDYSLIIVDIDGLKFINDAFGHLMGDKAIAFTADKLTQFFGDTSDLFRIGGDEYAIISSIVEHQVLEEQIQFVRDSLVEFYNAYNIKINISWGYEIVDSEMEFSEAFIEAENLMYRRKLNERHSRKSRTMETVLETLNQKTEETKEHCERMSGYAVKLMKKVGYNRSSDQEDMKLLCKVHDIGKITVAENILSKGGKLTRDEYMKIRKHAEAGYKIVRNIVESDDIAYGVLYHHERIDGNGYPFGLSGDEIPMYAKIISICDAFDVMVSGRIYSKPKLLSEVIDELKRCSGTQFDNKLIELFIEILEEEKQ